The DNA window CTGCGATATTACACCGACCACACCACAACCATCTCTCAAGAAAGCGAGAACATCCATGAACGACGACATCGACCTGCTCGGCCAGAACGCCGAGCAGGACGTCGAGGGCCTGCCCGAGGGCAACGCGCTCGGGAGTTTCAGCACCTTCAGCACCGCTAGCACGAGCGGGTCGACCTACGGGTGCGCCTCGACCGCGGCCTGCGCCGGCTGACTCAGAAAGGAGATCAGAA is part of the Actinomyces sp. oral taxon 414 genome and encodes:
- a CDS encoding thiocillin family RiPP, whose product is MNDDIDLLGQNAEQDVEGLPEGNALGSFSTFSTASTSGSTYGCASTAACAG